One part of the Bacteroidia bacterium genome encodes these proteins:
- a CDS encoding energy transducer TonB produces MKTHQLIILPFILFLITAELAAQDTLYLDKFDDLTEDFSEARYYGFLQKEGKLFVLTSFFMSNGNIRSRGAYSSRKMKSQEGEWTYFFENGNKEEVCNYIEDSREGDFESWHKNGNHAKKGQYEDGWKIGVWEQWYEEGTKRGDFSYVKKFNFPLVKNLWLENGVQSVAEGEGKYISYKDDSDEMQVVGQIKNQKREGEWKFFRGHGDMYENLFFKNGKAEGKNTRYHQNGEMAAVGNYGNGIPMGLWQYFDSTGEVIYVKNFQGEPSVVHDGEHDMGSSVPIPTNIGLIKRAIGYPSNAVRNGWQDEVIVRVLVGKDGQYLKHKVVRFRKSIFVKAIEENIEHIRFVPAFRKGKRIKFWVNIPFNFKLLN; encoded by the coding sequence TTGAAAACACATCAACTAATTATCCTGCCTTTTATCCTGTTTTTGATTACTGCTGAACTAGCTGCACAGGATACCCTTTACCTGGACAAATTTGATGACCTTACGGAAGATTTCTCTGAGGCAAGATATTACGGCTTCCTCCAGAAAGAAGGGAAACTATTTGTCCTGACCAGCTTTTTCATGAGCAATGGAAACATACGAAGTAGAGGAGCTTACAGTAGCAGAAAAATGAAGAGCCAGGAAGGCGAGTGGACTTATTTTTTTGAAAATGGAAATAAAGAGGAAGTCTGTAATTACATAGAAGATTCCCGAGAAGGAGACTTCGAAAGCTGGCACAAGAATGGGAATCATGCAAAGAAAGGGCAGTATGAGGACGGTTGGAAAATCGGAGTCTGGGAGCAATGGTATGAAGAAGGAACGAAAAGAGGCGACTTTAGCTATGTAAAAAAGTTCAATTTCCCCCTGGTAAAAAATCTTTGGCTGGAGAATGGAGTACAATCAGTTGCCGAAGGAGAAGGGAAGTACATCAGTTACAAAGATGATTCAGACGAGATGCAGGTTGTGGGGCAAATAAAAAATCAAAAGCGGGAAGGTGAATGGAAATTTTTCCGGGGGCATGGAGACATGTATGAAAATCTATTCTTTAAGAATGGAAAAGCCGAAGGAAAAAACACCCGTTACCATCAGAATGGAGAAATGGCTGCCGTGGGAAACTATGGAAACGGAATCCCTATGGGGCTTTGGCAATACTTTGATTCAACCGGAGAGGTGATTTACGTAAAGAATTTCCAGGGGGAACCAAGTGTGGTCCATGATGGAGAACATGATATGGGTTCCTCAGTACCTATTCCTACAAATATTGGCCTGATCAAACGAGCGATTGGTTACCCCTCCAATGCAGTCCGTAATGGATGGCAGGACGAAGTGATAGTTAGGGTCCTGGTCGGAAAAGATGGGCAATACCTCAAACACAAGGTGGTTAGGTTCAGGAAATCCATCTTCGTTAAAGCCATAGAGGAAAACATTGAACACATCCGCTTTGTCCCTGCATTTCGAAAAGGAAAACGAATCAAATTCTGGGTCAATATCCCCTTCAACTTTAAGTTGTTGAATTAA
- a CDS encoding energy transducer TonB, translated as MKYFPLLLGLCFFSLSLSSHAQDTLYLDANKRVIPFSAEVEYYAFFGKEGKEWMFRSYFLSNNQLQSEGAFTNKKREKYKGEWNYYYENGNKKRTFSDFEDGYASGPYTAYYENGEVQFKGFYKNGVYSGDWIEWYKDGTKRGEFSYPNKATWPLIHNLWLPDGSQTIKDGNGEYVKFRLGDENPMFVGNVQDKLRVGEWRSYYESGELLEKVEFEKGVAEGELNYYHENGEIEFSGELKRAEFIGMWKLFDEKGNILQEIDIKDAYGNRGNPPYMFGQRSAFALNINEIRKQIGYPKLAQDAGIQGQVLLRVLFDEEGEYLRHEVLSEVHPILTEATLKHIHKLRYTKAIQDAKAIQFWAYVPFNFKLIN; from the coding sequence ATGAAATACTTCCCACTTCTACTTGGGCTATGTTTTTTTTCCCTGAGTTTGTCCTCCCATGCACAGGATACACTCTATCTCGATGCGAATAAACGGGTAATTCCCTTTTCCGCAGAGGTGGAGTATTATGCTTTCTTTGGGAAAGAAGGGAAAGAATGGATGTTTCGGTCCTATTTCCTCAGCAATAACCAGCTTCAAAGCGAAGGAGCTTTCACCAATAAGAAACGAGAGAAATACAAAGGCGAGTGGAATTACTATTACGAAAATGGGAACAAGAAAAGGACATTCAGCGATTTTGAAGATGGATATGCAAGCGGACCTTATACCGCTTACTACGAAAATGGAGAGGTCCAATTCAAAGGTTTTTATAAAAACGGGGTTTATTCAGGAGATTGGATAGAGTGGTATAAAGATGGTACAAAAAGAGGCGAATTTTCTTATCCAAATAAAGCGACCTGGCCTCTGATTCATAATCTATGGTTACCGGATGGAAGTCAAACGATCAAGGATGGAAATGGAGAGTACGTAAAATTTCGGTTGGGAGATGAGAATCCCATGTTTGTTGGGAATGTCCAGGATAAATTACGAGTAGGAGAGTGGAGGAGCTATTATGAAAGTGGGGAACTTTTAGAGAAAGTAGAATTTGAGAAAGGAGTGGCAGAGGGCGAATTGAATTATTATCATGAAAATGGGGAAATCGAATTTTCAGGTGAATTGAAGCGGGCTGAGTTTATTGGGATGTGGAAGCTGTTTGATGAAAAAGGGAATATACTTCAGGAGATAGATATTAAGGATGCTTATGGAAATCGGGGCAATCCTCCCTACATGTTTGGGCAAAGAAGCGCTTTCGCGCTCAACATAAATGAAATCCGGAAACAAATAGGGTACCCAAAGCTTGCGCAGGATGCAGGCATTCAAGGGCAGGTATTGTTAAGGGTTTTATTTGATGAAGAAGGAGAATACCTGAGACATGAAGTACTCAGCGAAGTTCACCCTATTCTCACAGAAGCTACCCTCAAACATATCCATAAACTGAGATACACCAAAGCTATTCAGGATGCCAAAGCTATTCAGTTCTGGGCCTATGTTCCCTTCAATTTCAAACTGATCAACTAG
- a CDS encoding SRPBCC family protein, which yields MKINVGMLTAVLMIGLFLGMDQEAYAQSMAKKFKVIDVERVMPFSAEKVWAAVATDYGKIAESHPRIVHSDYESGSLKGELGAQRMCAFNEKGTQVLHEKIVDWDEENMTFVNIVLEAKKFPLNEDNTRAIYKVTPIDANSSKLSMHMEFRTSPAFMGGMMKGSFEKILNNYLIAVEHNLKTGEPVNRENFKDIRKQYASK from the coding sequence ATGAAAATCAATGTTGGAATGCTAACAGCCGTTTTGATGATCGGTCTGTTTTTAGGAATGGATCAGGAAGCCTATGCCCAAAGTATGGCAAAAAAGTTTAAGGTGATTGATGTGGAAAGAGTTATGCCATTTTCTGCTGAAAAAGTCTGGGCGGCAGTAGCTACAGATTATGGGAAAATCGCCGAGTCTCACCCACGGATTGTTCACTCAGATTATGAGTCCGGCTCCCTGAAGGGCGAATTGGGAGCGCAGCGTATGTGTGCTTTCAATGAAAAAGGAACTCAAGTGTTGCATGAGAAAATCGTCGATTGGGATGAGGAAAATATGACCTTTGTCAATATAGTGCTGGAAGCCAAAAAATTTCCCCTCAATGAAGACAATACACGAGCCATCTACAAAGTAACTCCCATCGATGCCAATAGCAGCAAATTGAGTATGCATATGGAGTTTCGTACTTCTCCTGCCTTTATGGGAGGAATGATGAAAGGGAGTTTCGAGAAAATATTGAATAACTATTTGATTGCAGTTGAGCATAACCTCAAAACCGGAGAGCCCGTCAACCGGGAAAACTTCAAAGACATTCGCAAACAATATGCGAGTAAATAG
- the metH gene encoding methionine synthase: protein MNDTQTQSNTQALLQELLKTRILVLDGAMGTMIQRHKLEEEDFRGERFADHPCPVKGNNDMLSITQPEIIKDIHRAYLEAGSDIIETNTFSSTSIAMADYQMEEYVYELNYASAKIARETAQEYTLANPDKPRFVAGSLGPTNASASLSPDVNDPGYRAVTFDDLVESYKEQARGLIDGGADIILIETVFDTLNCKAAIFAVEALFEEIGMTYPVMVSGTITDASGRTLSGQVVEAFWASVSHSNLLSVGLNCALGAKQLRQYVKDLSRVAPIRISAHPNAGLPNEFGEYDQTPAGMAAVLKPFLEDGIVNILGGCCGSTPEHIAAIAEVAAQFPPRVVPDPTDLPTFSGLEPLVLTELTNFVNVGERTNVTGSRRFARLIKEENYEEALSVARQQVEGGAQIIDINMDEGMLDSEAAMVKFLNLLAAEPDIARVPIMIDSSKWEIIEAGLKCIQGKGIVNSISLKEGKERFIEQAKLIKRYGAATVVMAFDEKGQADTFERKIEICGNAYRILVEEVGFNPQDIIFDPNIFAIATGIEEHNNYAVDFINATRWIKENLPHAMVSGGVSNVSFSFRGNNVVREAIHAVFLYHAIKAGMDMGIVNAGMLQVYEDVPKDLLERVEDVVLNRRDDATERLVEFADTVKSEGKKRVVNLEWREKPVNERLAHALVNGIVEYIEEDTEQARMEAERPLHVIEGPLMDGMNIVGDLFGSGKMFLPQVVKSARVMKKAVAYLLPYMESEKEGQEASNAGKVLLATVKGDVHDIGKNIVGVVLACNNFEILDLGVMVPLEKILDTAQEENVDIIGLSGLITPSLDEMVYIAEEMTKRKMDMPLLIGGATTSRIHTAVKIAPKFRGPLVHVLDASRAVPVANNLLQEDEDRRGAYADEFQEEYDKLREGHLSRQSAKSYRSLEDARANKFQIDWDKGVAPSPIKPGITVFEDYDLAEIRELIDWTPFFYTWELKGRYPKILKDEKKGEEARKLFADANEMLDKIIAEKWLQARAVIGLFPANTINDDDVEVYDESRTETIANFFNLRQQADKKNAPNISISDFLAPKDTGLEDHMGGFAVTAGLGIEKKLAEFEADHDDYKSIMLKALADRLAEAFAELMHRRVRKEFWGYDASENFSNDDLIREAYKGIRPAPGYPANPDHTEKLTLWDLLNVEENTGITLTENLAMYPTASVSGLYLSHPESRYFGIGKITKEQVEEYAKRKGMSVEKMERWLGANLAY, encoded by the coding sequence ATGAACGATACACAAACTCAAAGCAATACCCAGGCTCTCCTTCAAGAATTACTGAAGACTCGTATTTTAGTCCTTGATGGCGCCATGGGTACCATGATCCAACGGCATAAATTAGAGGAAGAGGATTTCAGAGGAGAACGCTTTGCGGATCATCCTTGTCCGGTAAAAGGCAACAATGATATGTTGTCGATTACTCAACCTGAAATTATTAAAGACATCCACCGAGCTTATTTGGAAGCCGGTTCAGATATCATTGAAACCAATACCTTCAGTTCTACTTCCATCGCGATGGCTGACTACCAGATGGAAGAATATGTTTATGAGCTGAATTATGCTTCGGCAAAAATAGCTCGGGAAACGGCCCAGGAATATACCCTGGCAAATCCCGACAAACCGCGTTTCGTTGCAGGATCATTAGGTCCGACCAATGCATCAGCCTCTTTATCTCCGGATGTAAATGATCCGGGATATAGAGCCGTAACTTTTGACGACCTGGTTGAATCCTATAAAGAACAGGCAAGAGGCCTGATCGACGGGGGCGCAGATATCATTCTCATTGAAACTGTATTTGATACCCTCAATTGTAAAGCTGCCATCTTTGCTGTAGAAGCTTTATTTGAGGAAATCGGGATGACTTATCCAGTCATGGTTTCTGGGACCATTACAGATGCCAGTGGACGTACCCTTTCAGGTCAGGTTGTAGAAGCTTTTTGGGCTTCCGTTTCTCATTCAAATCTTCTGAGTGTAGGACTAAACTGTGCCCTGGGTGCCAAACAATTGCGTCAATATGTAAAAGACCTTTCGAGGGTTGCGCCTATTAGAATCAGTGCTCACCCCAATGCTGGTCTTCCTAATGAGTTTGGTGAATATGACCAGACACCTGCAGGTATGGCAGCGGTTCTCAAACCTTTCCTCGAAGACGGTATCGTCAATATTTTGGGAGGATGTTGTGGAAGTACGCCAGAGCATATCGCCGCTATCGCAGAAGTGGCCGCTCAATTTCCCCCTCGGGTAGTTCCCGATCCTACAGATCTACCCACTTTTAGTGGATTAGAACCTTTGGTACTGACAGAACTTACCAATTTTGTCAATGTAGGGGAAAGAACAAACGTTACAGGTTCCCGTCGTTTCGCCCGCCTGATTAAAGAAGAGAACTATGAGGAGGCTTTATCTGTAGCTCGCCAGCAAGTAGAAGGAGGAGCTCAGATCATAGACATCAATATGGACGAAGGCATGCTGGATTCAGAGGCGGCCATGGTCAAATTTTTGAACCTTTTAGCTGCAGAACCAGACATTGCCAGAGTACCCATCATGATCGACTCATCCAAATGGGAGATCATAGAAGCGGGACTCAAGTGTATTCAGGGAAAAGGAATTGTAAACTCCATTTCGCTTAAAGAAGGCAAAGAGAGATTCATCGAGCAAGCCAAACTCATCAAAAGATATGGAGCTGCTACAGTGGTGATGGCATTTGATGAAAAGGGACAGGCCGATACCTTCGAAAGAAAAATTGAAATATGTGGAAATGCCTACAGAATTCTGGTAGAAGAAGTCGGCTTTAATCCGCAGGATATCATATTCGATCCCAATATTTTTGCCATTGCAACCGGAATCGAAGAGCATAACAATTATGCCGTAGATTTCATCAATGCAACGCGTTGGATCAAGGAAAATCTTCCTCATGCGATGGTAAGTGGAGGGGTAAGTAATGTCTCTTTCTCATTCAGAGGAAACAATGTAGTACGTGAAGCCATCCATGCGGTATTTCTTTACCATGCCATCAAAGCAGGTATGGATATGGGGATTGTGAACGCGGGTATGCTACAGGTCTATGAGGATGTCCCCAAAGATTTATTGGAAAGGGTAGAGGATGTTGTATTAAATCGCAGGGATGATGCAACTGAGCGTCTGGTAGAATTTGCCGATACCGTAAAAAGTGAAGGCAAAAAGCGGGTAGTAAATCTGGAGTGGAGGGAGAAGCCGGTAAATGAAAGGCTGGCTCATGCCCTGGTAAATGGAATTGTAGAATACATAGAAGAAGATACCGAACAAGCCCGTATGGAAGCCGAAAGGCCTTTGCATGTAATCGAAGGTCCGCTGATGGATGGGATGAATATCGTGGGGGATCTTTTCGGTTCAGGTAAAATGTTCCTTCCGCAGGTAGTGAAAAGTGCCAGGGTGATGAAAAAGGCAGTAGCTTATTTGTTGCCATATATGGAGTCCGAAAAAGAAGGACAGGAGGCTAGCAATGCAGGTAAAGTGCTGCTGGCAACAGTGAAAGGAGATGTTCACGACATTGGGAAGAACATCGTAGGAGTGGTGCTGGCCTGTAATAACTTTGAGATTTTGGATCTGGGGGTTATGGTTCCTTTGGAAAAGATTCTGGATACAGCTCAGGAAGAAAATGTAGACATCATAGGATTGAGTGGTTTGATCACGCCTTCTTTAGATGAAATGGTCTACATCGCCGAGGAAATGACCAAGCGCAAGATGGATATGCCTTTGTTGATCGGTGGAGCGACTACTTCACGAATTCATACAGCGGTCAAAATTGCACCTAAATTCCGTGGACCTTTGGTTCACGTATTGGATGCGTCCAGAGCCGTACCAGTTGCCAACAACCTCTTGCAGGAGGATGAAGATCGAAGAGGAGCTTATGCAGATGAGTTTCAGGAAGAGTACGACAAACTTCGCGAAGGACATTTAAGCCGTCAAAGTGCCAAGTCTTATCGCAGCCTGGAAGATGCTCGCGCGAATAAGTTTCAGATCGATTGGGATAAAGGAGTCGCACCTTCACCCATCAAGCCCGGTATTACCGTTTTTGAGGATTATGATCTGGCTGAGATTCGCGAACTGATCGACTGGACGCCTTTCTTCTATACCTGGGAACTCAAGGGACGTTATCCCAAGATCCTCAAAGACGAGAAAAAGGGCGAAGAGGCGAGAAAACTCTTTGCAGACGCCAATGAAATGTTGGATAAGATCATCGCGGAAAAATGGCTGCAAGCCAGAGCCGTGATTGGCCTCTTTCCTGCTAATACGATCAATGATGATGACGTGGAGGTTTATGATGAAAGTCGTACAGAGACCATTGCCAACTTCTTCAACCTCCGTCAGCAAGCCGATAAAAAGAATGCTCCGAATATTTCCATCTCAGACTTTCTGGCCCCTAAAGATACGGGCCTCGAAGACCACATGGGAGGCTTTGCAGTTACGGCTGGTTTAGGGATCGAAAAGAAATTGGCTGAATTTGAAGCCGATCATGACGATTACAAAAGCATCATGCTCAAAGCCTTGGCCGATCGTTTGGCAGAAGCCTTCGCAGAGCTTATGCACCGTCGAGTGAGAAAAGAATTCTGGGGCTATGACGCCAGCGAAAACTTCAGCAATGATGACCTGATTCGTGAGGCTTATAAAGGCATTCGTCCCGCTCCCGGTTATCCTGCCAATCCAGACCATACCGAGAAACTCACTTTGTGGGATTTACTGAATGTGGAGGAAAATACGGGCATTACCCTGACCGAAAATCTGGCCATGTATCCAACGGCTTCCGTCAGTGGGCTTTATCTGAGTCATCCGGAAAGCCGCTACTTTGGAATCGGTAAAATCACCAAAGAGCAGGTCGAGGAGTACGCGAAACGCAAAGGAATGAGTGTGGAGAAAATGGAGCGTTGGCTGGGGGCTAATTTGGCTTACTAG
- a CDS encoding tRNA-(ms[2]io[6]A)-hydroxylase, translated as MKLSADLIADSPSEWIKAVMDDFDSFLLDHADCERKASSMAMSFVAKYPNRVEIIPELIETAVEELEHFQQVYAIMEERGLRLPDSMGQDLYVKQLLKSCRTGREERFMDRMLWASVIECRGAERFRLVYEALPPGELKKFYHELWASEAKHGHIFVKMTLNYFDEASVEKRLHELVAIEAETLMGLKIRPALH; from the coding sequence ATGAAACTCTCTGCCGATCTGATTGCTGATAGTCCTTCCGAATGGATCAAAGCTGTAATGGATGACTTTGATTCCTTTTTGCTGGATCATGCAGATTGTGAACGTAAGGCTTCTTCCATGGCGATGAGTTTTGTGGCCAAATATCCCAATCGTGTGGAGATCATTCCTGAGTTGATTGAGACTGCGGTTGAAGAATTGGAACATTTCCAACAGGTCTATGCGATTATGGAGGAAAGGGGTCTGCGTCTTCCTGATTCCATGGGTCAGGATTTGTATGTGAAGCAATTGCTGAAAAGCTGCAGAACGGGCAGGGAGGAACGTTTTATGGATCGTATGCTCTGGGCTTCGGTGATTGAGTGCCGAGGCGCCGAAAGATTTAGATTGGTATATGAAGCTTTACCTCCCGGTGAGCTCAAGAAATTCTATCATGAGCTTTGGGCTTCAGAAGCCAAACATGGACATATCTTTGTAAAGATGACCCTCAATTATTTTGATGAAGCCAGTGTGGAGAAAAGGCTGCATGAATTAGTAGCCATTGAGGCAGAGACCTTGATGGGGCTGAAAATCAGGCCAGCCTTGCATTAA
- a CDS encoding RNA polymerase sigma factor gives MNLSAGDFELLKDEELVTQAREGERRALEILLKRYQAFIYNVAWKMVGSPQDAEDVMQEVIIKVITNLSRFEGRSAFRTWIYRITINHMLNMKKKSLEERLTDFSDHQQALANIPDREMTAAEELEMAEYVEEVKIRCMSGVLLCLNREQRLVYIVGDLLKLNHNTGAELFEISKDNFRQRLSRARKDLYSYMNRQCGLVNKSNPCRCNKKTKHMVENGLVDKNALQFNLKTRRKFFEIAQERYSEAFGRMEEEYDKLYGEHPYNEELDIKVIHEILKDVEIQQLFNLN, from the coding sequence ATGAATTTATCAGCCGGAGATTTCGAACTATTAAAAGACGAGGAATTGGTTACACAGGCTCGGGAGGGAGAAAGACGAGCCCTGGAAATCCTCCTAAAACGTTATCAGGCCTTTATTTATAATGTAGCCTGGAAAATGGTCGGCAGTCCTCAGGATGCAGAGGATGTCATGCAGGAAGTAATCATTAAGGTGATCACCAATCTCTCCAGATTTGAGGGGAGAAGTGCCTTCCGTACCTGGATTTATCGGATCACGATCAACCACATGCTCAATATGAAAAAGAAGAGCCTGGAAGAAAGGCTCACAGATTTTTCGGACCATCAACAAGCCCTGGCCAATATTCCAGATCGGGAGATGACAGCTGCCGAGGAATTAGAGATGGCTGAATATGTGGAGGAAGTGAAAATTCGCTGTATGTCGGGCGTGCTGCTTTGTTTAAATCGGGAGCAAAGACTGGTATATATCGTCGGCGATTTGCTGAAGCTTAACCACAACACGGGAGCGGAATTATTTGAGATCAGCAAAGACAATTTTCGTCAACGCTTATCCAGAGCCAGAAAAGATCTCTATAGCTATATGAATCGACAATGTGGCCTGGTCAATAAGAGCAATCCCTGTAGATGTAATAAAAAGACCAAGCATATGGTCGAAAACGGACTGGTAGATAAAAATGCTTTGCAGTTTAACCTCAAAACCCGTAGAAAATTCTTTGAAATAGCACAGGAGCGATATTCAGAAGCTTTTGGGCGAATGGAAGAAGAATACGATAAACTCTATGGCGAGCATCCTTATAATGAGGAACTGGACATAAAAGTGATACATGAAATCCTCAAAGATGTCGAAATCCAGCAACTATTCAATCTGAATTGA
- a CDS encoding outer membrane beta-barrel protein: MKSLKILLLTILSFSFIQTQAQIRIGLKGGVTRAWQDYGPVSVPDGAETHVMGMNVTATAYYSLGKHISIGIEPGFAERGAACIPGFIIFDGDTKFFLDYVQAPVMAMGRLPLLNERIEVFGKLGYGASFLVGGQQEDTPNNDEPITRTDIELGENSILNRWDHGAYGGLGIGLNLGKTQIFVEGDLYAGFRDAERANFSQNRSISVNLGVSREL; this comes from the coding sequence ATGAAAAGCCTCAAAATTTTATTGCTAACTATCCTGAGTTTCTCTTTTATTCAAACTCAGGCGCAAATCAGAATCGGACTTAAGGGAGGAGTAACACGTGCCTGGCAGGACTATGGCCCTGTCTCTGTTCCAGATGGTGCCGAAACCCATGTCATGGGCATGAATGTAACTGCTACAGCCTATTATTCACTTGGAAAGCACATCAGTATTGGTATTGAACCTGGTTTCGCAGAAAGGGGAGCTGCCTGTATCCCGGGCTTCATCATCTTCGATGGGGATACCAAATTCTTCCTGGATTATGTACAAGCACCTGTAATGGCCATGGGAAGATTGCCGCTGCTCAATGAGCGCATTGAAGTCTTTGGGAAATTAGGATATGGGGCTTCCTTTCTGGTCGGTGGGCAGCAAGAAGATACGCCCAACAATGACGAACCCATTACCCGCACCGACATCGAACTCGGAGAGAACTCCATCCTGAATCGCTGGGACCATGGAGCTTATGGAGGATTGGGGATCGGATTGAATCTGGGTAAGACGCAAATTTTTGTGGAAGGTGATTTGTATGCAGGATTCAGAGATGCTGAACGTGCCAATTTCTCTCAGAATCGAAGTATATCTGTGAATTTGGGAGTGAGTAGGGAGCTTTGA